A window of the Dictyostelium discoideum AX4 chromosome 4 chromosome, whole genome shotgun sequence genome harbors these coding sequences:
- a CDS encoding RNA recognition motif-containing protein RRM: MTDINLNDIKSSLSIVNDSSNELRNQEDEPSSLSPLPVSPMNIQGQQAIMGAVNQELISEPNNRNNSETLNNNNNNNNKNNKKNNNNNNNNSSSNNIKETDGNKNDVENEISEVDFEGSENENENKNTNQNDIKNENENDNNNNNNNNNNNNNNNNNNNNNNNNNNNNNNNNNNNSNENENENENENENENENENENENAKENENENEKEKDNEDNKESKTSPPQKIKNLDESNNNSNSNSNSNNNNNNNNNNNNNNNNNNNNNNNNNNNNNNKNNKNLNGVINENKRSLEQPEDFEESISKKQKNLVHTPSKVIHLRNLPSDCTDQEIKSMVEPFGVIENLIIIKGKNQALVQMVELSSATSFIQYYTTVQGSIRSKIIYAQFSNRKEISPAKETPNCILLVTISNYFYNITIDELFKVFSHYGTILKILLFTKSGNYQSLIEMKTPEEATKAKNVLDGVNINNSCSLKIQYSSLTSLKIKYNNEKSRDFTVMDHHLIDPTTGLTPPGLLTPPIPGSSSVQRSTYVSPPPLMMGSPHNQSYQHQAQQLQQAYNSTTNSIQQLHHNGQIVQQQQPLSPLGISQNSSQIHHQLPYTTYQIQPNLYQRYQMVTQQPYATFNHSFNPTTTTTTTTTTLPPPPTPTPTTTTQYLMQQQQQQQQTIHNTIGRQQTTSPSLTAQASSTQNGCVLIVAGLPIENVSPDDLFTLFGIYGDPVRVKILFNRKDTALIQMNTAQQAELVLQLLHSFPFKGHSIRVNLSKHKVVQLPRPGEDNGELTKDFTGSPMHRFKLPGSKNYQNIHPPSSFLHLSNLPDPNGGDMAEIEKKIKQLFTSQGEIKSFKFFQNDMKMALIEMGSLEQAINSLVTLHGCSIGDQFVKVSFAKPTTRKLNNVFN, from the exons atgacggatataaatttaaatgacaTAAAGTCTTCCCTTTCTATTGTTAATGATTC TTCCAATGAGTTGAGGAATCAAGAAGATGAACCATCATCACTTTCACCTTTGCCTGTTTCACCAATGAATATACAAGGCCAACAAGCAATAATGGGTGCAGTGAATCAAGAATTAATAAGTGAGccaaataatagaaataatagtgaaactcttaataataacaataataataataataaaaataataaaaaaaataataataataataataacaactcAAGCAGTAACAACATAAAAGAAACTGatggaaataaaaatgatgtcgaaaatgaaattagtgAAGTTGACTTTGAAGGtagtgaaaatgaaaatgaaaacaaaaatacaaatcaaaatgatattaaaaatgaaaatgaaaatgacaataataataataataataataataataataataataataataataataataataataataataataataataataataataataataataataataataataatagcaacgaaaatgaaaatgaaaatgaaaatgaaaatgaaaatgaaaatgaaaatgaaaatgaaaatgaaaatgcaaaagaaaatgaaaatgaaaatgaaaaagaaaaagataatgagGATAATAAAGAAAGTAAAACTTCACCAccacaaaaaattaaaaatttagatgaatccaataataatagtaatagtaatagtaatagtaataataataataataataataataataataataataataataataataataataataataataataataataataataataataataataaaaataataaaaatttaaatggagttataaatgaaaataaaagaagTTTAGAACAACCTGAAGATTTTGaagaatcaatttcaaagaaaCAAAAGAATTTAGTTCATACACCATCAAAAGTGATACATTTACGTAATTTACCATCAGACTGTACCGATCAAGAGATAAAAAGTATGGTTGAACCATTTGGTGTTATtgagaatttaattattatcaagGGTAAAAATCAAGCATTGGTTCAAATGGTAGAATTATCATCAGCAACTTCATTCATTCAATATTATACAACCGTTCAAGGTTCAATTAGATCTAAAATTATCTATGCtcaattttcaaatagaAAAGAGATCTCACCTGCAAAGGAGACTCCAAATTGTATTTTATTAGTCACCAttagtaattatttttataatataaccATTGAcgaattatttaaagtattCTCTCACTATggtacaattttaaaaattttattatttactaaaTCTGGAAATTATCAAAGTTTAATAGAAATGAAAACACCAGAAGAAGCTACAAAAgctaaaaat GTTTTAGATGgagtaaatattaataatagttgtagtttaaaaattcaatattcATCTTTGACAAGTTTAAagattaaatataataatgaaaaatcaagAGATTTTACTGTAATGGATCATCATTTAATAGATCCAACTACTGGTTTAACTCCACCTGGTTTATTAACTCCACCAATTCCTGGTTCTTCATCTGTTCAAAGATCTACATATGTTAGTCCACCACCTTTAATGATGGGTTCACCTCATAATCAGTCGTATCAACATCAAgcacaacaattacaacaagcCTATAATAGTACTACAAATAGTATTCAACAATTACATCACAATGGCCAAAttgttcaacaacaacaaccactttCACCTTTAGGAATTTCACAAAATTCATcacaaattcatcatcaattacCATATACCacttatcaaattcaaccaAATTTATATCAAAGATATCAAATGGTTACTCAACAACCATATGCTACTTTTAATCATTCTTTCAATccaactactaccactactactactacaacaacactaccaccaccaccaacaccaacaccaactacaacaacacaATATTtaatgcaacaacaacagcaacaacagcaaacTATTCATAACACCATTGGTAGACAACAAACTACTTCACCATCTTTAACTGCACAAGCATCTTCAACACAAAATGGTtgtgttttaattgttgCTGGTTTACCAATAGAg aaTGTTTCACCTGATGATTTATTCACATTGTTTGGTATTTATGGAGATCCAGTTAGAgtcaaaattttatttaatagaaAAGATACAGCCTTAATTCAAATGAACACAGCACAACAAGC tgaACTGGTATTACAACTTCTTCACTCTTTTCCATTCAAGGGCCATTCAATAAGAGTAAACCTATCCAAACACAAAGTTGTGCAATTACCAAGACCTGGCGAAGATAAT gGTGAGTTGACTAAAGACTTTACAGGATCGCCAATGCACCGTTTTAAATTACCAGGTTccaaaaattatcaaaatattcaTCCTCCATCAAGTTTCCTACATCTTTCAAATTTACCAGACCCAAACGGAGGTGACATGgctgaaattgaaaaaaagataaaacaattatttactTCCCAAGGTGAAATCAagtcatttaaattttttca AAATGATATGAAAATGGCATTGATTGAAATGGGATCTTTGGAACAAGCTATAAATAGTTTAGTTACTTTGCATGGTTGCTCAATTGGTGACCAATTCGTTAAGGTTTCATTTGCCAAACCAACAACCAGAAAATTAAACAATGTTTttaactaa
- the dph1 gene encoding diphthamide biosynthesis protein 1: MSDSNNIEDNVVINTITNTDTNDTTPPTTDTNTTPSVTLKRRFVGKKKIAAQQQQQNENIDNVTTTKTTTTTTTTTTPITKDIVTTEKKVKVFGRGLAMAAQQIPDEIMNDKELNLAVKILPSNYNFEIFKTIWRIKQASAKRVALQFPEGLLMYSCIISDIIEKFASVETIIMGDVTYGACCVDDYTARSLGADFMVHYGHSCLIPIDVSEIKMLYVFVDIQFDLQHFIETLKFNFKQTQKLIMVSTIQFSASLQSSREPLSEYFSNIFIPQEKPLSPGEILGCTSPKIKFTSPDGDEENNEIVIYLGDGRFHLESIMISNPHVKSYRYDPYSKVFSLEKYDFQEMYKIRRDAIETASKATKFGIILGTLGRQGSPKILDHLEQLLKSNGKHYTTVLLSEIFPAKLDMFSDIESWIQIACPRLSIDWGYAFTTPLLNPYEAEVCLGGINWQSVYPMDFYSKEGGKWTNYSK; the protein is encoded by the exons atgtcagatagtaataatattgaagataATGTAGTTATCAATACTATAACCAATACAGATACAAATGatacaacaccaccaactacagatacaaatacaacaccATCAGTAACCTTAAAAAGAAGGTTTGttggtaaaaaaaagatagcagcacaacaacaacaacaaaatgaaaatattgataatgtaacaacaacaaagacaacaacaacaacaacaacaacaacaacacctaTTACAAAAGATATAGTAACAACAGAGA aaaaagttAAAGTATTTGGTAGAGGATTAGCAATGGCAGCACAACAAATACCAGATGAGATTATGaatgataaagaattaaatttagcagttaaaatattaccaagtaattataattttgaaatatttaaaaccaTTTGGAGAATTAAACAAGCATCAGCTAAAAGAGTGGCATTACAATTTCCAGAAGGTTTATTAATGTATAGTTGTATCATATCGGATATCATTGAAAAGTTTGCATCGGTTGAAACCATTATAATGGGTGATGTTACCTATGGGGCATGTTGTGTCGATGATTACACAGCCAGATCGTTGGGTGCCGATTTTATGGTACATTACGGTCACTCTTGTTTAATACCCATCGACGTTAGTGAGATTAAAATGTTATATGTTTTCGTTGATATTCAATTCGATCTTCAACATTTCATTGAAACacttaaattcaattttaaacaaaCTCAAAAATTAATCATGGTATCAACTATCCAATTCTCTGCATCGCTTCAATCATCAAGGGAGCCTTTGTCAGAGTACTTTTCAAATATATTCATACCACAAGAGAAACCACTATCACCTGGTGAAATATTGGGTTGCACTTccccaaaaattaaattcacctCACCAGATGGAGACGAGGAAAACAATGAAATCGTGATTTATTTAGGCGATGGTAGATTTCATTTAGAGTCCATCATGATTTCAAATCCACATGTCAAATCCTACAGATATGATCCATACAGTAAGGTATTCTCATTGGAGAAATATGATTTCCAAGAGATGTATAAAATTAGAAGGGATGCAATTGAAACTGCATCAAAAGCAACCAAATTTGGTATTATTTTAGGCACATTAGGTAGACAAGGTTCACCAAAGATTTTGGATCATTTAGAACAACTCTTAAAATCAAATGGTAAACATTATACCACAGTTTTACTCTCTGAAATTTTCCCTGCAAAATTAGATATGTTCTCTGATATTGAATCTTGGATACAAATTGCATGTCCACGTTTATCAATTGACTGGGGTTACGCTTTCACTACACCTTTATTAAATCCTTATGAAGCTGAAGTTTGTTTAGGTGGTATCAATTGGCAATCAGTTTATCCAATGGatttttattcaaaagaAGGTGGTAAATGGacaaattattcaaaataa
- the ppil2 gene encoding Ubox domain-containing protein (Similar to PPIase) produces MGRSKSHNKLYITKTEWIHDFGGKKDGEKKNAFRPLPFYCCSLSLQHLDDPMSNENGNLFDLVYLMPYIKKHGKDPITNKPSTMKDYFPITFSKNENDEYHCPILNKVFTDFTHIVCIKTTGNVYSYEAVNKLNIEAKNWIDLLSDKPFTKNDIITIQDPENRANKNNISNFHFVKEGIDFSKTYDQNSISNNNNNNNNNNNNNNNNNNNNNNNNNNNNNNYNIKNEDNENVNTNEATSRIFKEMKEKGILLSDKEKEKALKVKLEKQEEEQEKKLMTEEEKKKIMFEKFKKEKQEKEDAIKKHAVQAPSFTSTGFTKKQFEEEHPSLTAGKKTKKKGYLQLKTNLGDLNIQLHCDLAPKACENFLSLSENGYYNGVTFHRLIKNFMIQGGDPSGTGSGGQSVWGKPFKDEFSPLLKYNERGLLCMANSGTNTNGSQFFITLRSDLPHLERKHTIFGKVVGGLEVLKTMEMVKTNESDDRPNHTIKINAINIFENPFNSLDEEQFEDKLKQEKKEREKKQLPQQIDKDIEGNQISSWYSNPTPQQKVLNPSKDVGKYLPTSNTNTTTTATTSLGKRLNNLPPPKNNSLKESLIQEQLQKKSKTTGGSFGNFSNW; encoded by the exons atgggTCGAAGTAAATCACATaacaaattatatataaCTAAAACCGAATGGATTCATGATTTTGGTGGTAAAAAAGATggtgaaaaaaagaatgcaTTTAGACCATTACCGTTTTATTGTtgttcattatcattacaaCATTTAGATGACCCAATgtcaaatgaaaatggtaatttatttgatttagt atatttaatgccatatataaaaaaacatgGAAAAGATCCTATTACAAATAAACCATCTACAATGAAAGATTATTTTCCAATCACGTTttctaaaaatgaaaatg atgaATATCATTgtccaattttaaataaagtatTTACAGATTTCACTCATATAGTTTGTATTAAAACAACAGGAAATGTTTATAGTTATGAAGcagttaataaattaaatattgaagcTAAAAATTGGATTGATTTATTAAGTGATAAACCATTTACAAAGAATGATATAATTACAATTCAAGATCCTGAAAACAGagcaaataaaaataatattagtaattttcattttgttaAAGAAGGTAtagatttttcaaaaacatATGATCAAAATTCAAtctcaaataataataataataataataataataataataataataataataataataataataataataataataataataataataataataattataatataaaaaatgaagataatgaaaatgttaATACAAATGAAGCAACATCGAGAATATTTAAAGAGATGAAAGAAAAaggtatattattatcagataaagagaaagagaaagcaTTAAAAGTGAAATTAGAGAAACAAGAGGAAGAacaagaaaagaaattaatgacAGAGgaagagaaaaaaaagataatgtttgaaaagtttaaaaaagagaaacaAGAGAAAGAGGATGCAATAAAGAAACATGCTGTACAAGCACCCTCTTTTACGAGTACAGGTTTTACAAAGAAACAATTTGAAGAGGAACATCCATCATTAACAGCGGGAAAGAAAACCAAGAAGAAGGGTTACCTTCAATTGAAAACCAATCTTGGTGATTTAAACATTCAGTTACATTGTGATTTAGCACCAAAGGCATGTGAAAACTTTTTATCATTAAGTGAAAATGGTTATTATAATGGTGTAACATTTCATAGgttaataaagaattttatgATCCAAGGTGGTGATCCATCTGGTACAGGTTCTGGTGGTCAATCAGTTTGGGGAAAACCATTCAAAGATGAGTTCTCACCTCTATTGAAATACAATGAACGTGGTTTACTTTGTATGGCAAATTCTGGTACAAATACAAATGGTTCACAATTTTTCATCACCCTCAGATCGGATTTACCACATTTGGAAAGAAAACATACAATATTTGGTAAAGTGGTTGGTGGTTTAGAGGTTTTGAAAACTATGGAAATGGTTAAAACCAATGAATCTGATGATCGTCCAAATCATACTATCAAAATAAATGCTATCAATATCTTTGAAAATCCTTTCAATTCTTTGGATGAAGAACAATTtgaagataaattaaaacaagagaaaaaagaaagagaaaagaaACAATTACCTCAACAAATTGATAAAGATATTGAAGGTAATCAAATCTCCTCTTGGTATAGTAATCCAACACCACAacaaaaagttttaaatccTTCAAAAGATGTTGGTAAATATTTACCAACATCCAATACCAATACTACTACCACTGCCACAACTTCATTAGGtaaaagattaaataatttaccacctccaaaaaataattctttaaaagaATCTTTAATTCAagaacaattacaaaaaaaatcaaaaacaactGGTGGTTCATTTGGTAATTTCTCAAATTGGTga
- a CDS encoding MYND-type zinc finger-containing protein (Similar to TPR): MTETTTSLREIGNKFFKEKRLNLAIENYNKAIEFDPSDYQSYTNRSLAYFQKKEYENSLEDSKEAIKINPQWDKAHYRYSMALKQFNRLDESLRSLYIIYNRFYNSTNNNNTTTSSNSNNIDINLITKEIDNIQKLLISNRYSKDIISQSETFSNSINANVKVDYINANLGKSVFLIKDITNYNQPLISENPLVSNLSSLYFDENYKSCFHCLKSIFVNESCYGEKMKKQKELFIEKPSFTCDKNCKFEVYCSENCKNEAWKQYHNLLCPNYDLILKLYGFCRIKNQIFPLVIMKMLAIVLNDLKNNKKSLEDSLSPFTSFQYDLSDSILSDDQLIAYAFIIDIFKSILKEKNDEIIFNQLINKERYYQFNSILKLNSSDVQPLSILEELIDNKVSKAGIKETNIKIGDEVIEIDSIGEFLEKNKLPTISIKGVGLYRVINSINHSCEPNVFCSFSKNDHSMTIYPTPKMQLKKGQEINISYINEDLPFSQRQKLLKENYSFNCNCKKCKNKE, encoded by the exons ATGAcagaaacaacaacatcattgAGAGAGATTGgaaataaattctttaaagaaaaaagattaaatttagcaattgaaaattataataaagcAATAGAATTTGACCCATCAGATTATCAATCATATACAAATAGATCATTAgcatattttcaaaaaaaagaatatgaaAATTCTTTAGAAGACTCTAAAGaagcaattaaaattaaccCACAATGGGATAAAGCTCATTATAGATATTCAATGgcattaaaacaatttaatagaTTAGATGAATCATTAAGAtctttatatataatttataatagattttataattcaaccaacaacaacaataccaccacttcttcaaattcaaataacattgatataaatttaattacaaaagaaattgataatattcaaaaacttttaatatcCAACAGATAttcaaaagatattatttCCCAATCTgaaacattttcaaattctatCAACGCCAATGTTAAAGTTGATTATATTAATGCAAACCTTGGAAAAAGTGTTTTCTTAATAAAAGATATAACAAATTATAATCAACCATTAATATCTGAAAATCCTTtagtttcaaatttatctTCACTTTATTTTGAT gaaaattataaaagttGTTTTCATTGTTTAAAATCTATATTTGTAAATGAATCATGTTATGGtgagaaaatgaaaaaacaaaaagaattatttattgaaaaaccATCATTTACCTGTGATAAGAATTGTAAATTTGAAGTATATTGTTCagaaaattgtaaaaatgaaGCATGGAAACAGTATCATAATTTACTCTGTCCAAACTATGATCTCATTTTGAAACTATATGGATTTTGTCgtattaaaaatcaaatattccCACTTGTAATTATGAAAATGTTGgcaattgttttaaatgatttaaaaaataataaaaaatcattagaagattcattatcaccatttACATCTTTTCAATATGATTTGTCtgattcaatattatcagaTGATCAATTAATTGCATATGCttttataattgatatttttaaatcaattttaaaagaaaaaaatgatgaaattatttttaatcaat taattaataaagaaagaTATTACCAATTTAATtcgattttaaaattaaattcatcagATGTACaaccattatcaattttagaagaattaattgataataaagttTCAAAAGCAGGAATTAAAGAAACTAATATAAAGATTGGTGATGAGGTGATTGAAATCGATTCCATTGGtgaatttttagaaaaaaataaattaccaacCATTTCAATTAAAGGAGTAGGATTATATAGAGTtatcaattcaattaatcaCTCTTGCGAACCAAATGTTTTTTGTTCATTTAGTAAAAATGATCATTCAATGACAATTTATCCAACACCAAAAATGCAATTGAAAAAAGGTcaagaaataaatattagtTATATTAATGAAGATTTACCATTTAGTCAAAgacaaaaattattaaaagaaaattattcatttaattgtaattgtaaaaaatgtaaaaataaagaatag